Proteins from a genomic interval of Rhizobium etli CFN 42:
- the mepA gene encoding penicillin-insensitive murein endopeptidase produces MAFGFAQAFRTFGRLALAGAIGAGLAAGDVGAEQKPPSPGSAKALFAGVSLPTQGPAQPIGFYAKGCMTGAVALPTDGPTWQAMRLSRNRRWGNPAMIALLERFSQDAVKYAGWPGILVGDVAQPRGGPMLNGHSSHQIGLDADIWFTPMPARRMTAQEREDLPFTSMLQKDKFLTVNPKVWTESRARLLMLAASYPEVERIFVNPAIKKKMCDTWTGDRTNLGKLRPIYGHDSHFHIRIKCPPGAAGCTPQAPVASGDGCDKSLAYWFTPAPWAPPKPPKTSAKPPKPPREMMVSDLPKACAAVLDAASVASMQAATYGGPSAASALAAAPAAAPADDDEALPDVGPVPNDKPTIQ; encoded by the coding sequence ATGGCTTTCGGCTTCGCCCAAGCTTTCAGAACATTCGGCAGATTGGCGCTTGCCGGCGCGATCGGCGCCGGCCTTGCCGCCGGCGACGTCGGCGCCGAGCAGAAACCGCCAAGCCCCGGCAGCGCCAAGGCGCTATTCGCAGGCGTCAGCCTGCCGACACAGGGGCCGGCGCAGCCGATCGGCTTCTATGCAAAGGGCTGCATGACCGGCGCGGTGGCACTGCCGACCGACGGGCCGACCTGGCAGGCGATGCGGCTTTCGCGCAACCGCCGCTGGGGCAACCCGGCGATGATTGCGCTTCTGGAGCGGTTTTCGCAGGATGCGGTCAAATATGCCGGCTGGCCGGGCATCCTCGTCGGCGATGTCGCGCAACCTCGCGGCGGGCCGATGCTCAACGGCCATTCCTCACATCAGATCGGCCTCGATGCCGATATTTGGTTCACCCCGATGCCGGCGCGCCGCATGACCGCGCAAGAGCGCGAGGACCTGCCCTTCACCAGCATGCTGCAGAAGGACAAGTTCCTCACTGTCAACCCCAAAGTATGGACGGAATCGCGCGCGCGGCTTTTGATGCTGGCGGCGAGCTATCCCGAAGTGGAGCGCATCTTCGTCAATCCGGCGATCAAGAAGAAGATGTGCGACACCTGGACCGGCGACCGCACCAACCTTGGTAAGCTCCGGCCGATATACGGCCATGACTCGCATTTCCACATCCGCATCAAATGCCCGCCCGGTGCTGCCGGATGCACGCCGCAAGCTCCCGTCGCCTCGGGAGACGGTTGCGACAAGTCGCTCGCCTATTGGTTCACCCCGGCGCCTTGGGCGCCCCCGAAACCGCCCAAAACCAGCGCCAAGCCCCCGAAGCCGCCGCGTGAGATGATGGTCTCCGACCTGCCGAAGGCCTGCGCCGCCGTGCTCGATGCTGCATCCGTCGCTTCGATGCAAGCCGCCACCTATGGCGGGCCTTCCGCCGCAAGCGCTCTCGCCGCCGCTCCGGCAGCCGCGCCGGCGGACGACGACGAGGCGTTGCCGGATGTCGGTCCGGTCCCGAACGACAAGCCGACGATCCAATGA
- a CDS encoding extracellular solute-binding protein produces MAALWSKIGLFLSLAGALTPLMAVAGDQPFQIGSSVISDMKYKPGFAHFDYVNPDAPKGGDLRLSASGAFDTFNPLLAKGQTAVGLTLVYDTLMKPADDELLVSYGLLAEGLSFPADVSSATFRLRKEAKWADGQPVTPEDVIFSLDKAKELNPASANYYRHVVKAEKTGDRDVTLTFDEKNNRELPNILGQLVVVPKHWWEGQGPDGKPRDISKTTLEPVMGSGPYKIASFSPGATIRYELRDDYWGKDLNVNVGQNNFRNVIYTYFGDRDVEFEAFRAGNSDYWQETTAARWATGYDFPAVKEGRVKKEEVANPLRSTGILQALVPNMRRDLFKDERVREALNYGFDFEELNRTVAFNSYKRIDSYFWNTELASSGLPQGRELEILQGMKDKVPPEVFTTPYTNPVGGDPQKSRDNLRKAIALLKDAGWEIKNNRMVNTKTRQPMSFEILLSSPMLERWAVPYANNLKKIGIDARVRTVDPSQAVNRERSFDYDMIWNVWAQTMNPGNEQANYWGSASVNQEGSQNYAGIANPAVDELIRMIIFASNRDEQIAAVKAMDRVLLANHYVIPLFYRGTYNVAYWNTITHPAEFPAYSLGFPDAWWSTAAK; encoded by the coding sequence ATGGCGGCTCTGTGGTCGAAAATCGGTCTGTTTCTGTCACTTGCGGGTGCTTTGACGCCCCTGATGGCAGTGGCTGGGGACCAGCCGTTTCAAATTGGAAGCTCGGTTATCAGTGACATGAAGTACAAGCCGGGCTTTGCGCATTTCGATTACGTCAATCCCGATGCTCCAAAGGGCGGGGACCTGCGCCTTTCCGCAAGCGGCGCCTTCGACACCTTCAATCCGCTGCTTGCCAAAGGACAGACGGCGGTCGGCCTGACGCTCGTGTACGACACCTTGATGAAGCCCGCCGATGACGAACTGCTTGTGTCCTACGGCCTGCTTGCCGAAGGACTTTCCTTTCCCGCGGACGTTTCGAGTGCGACCTTTCGCCTGCGCAAAGAGGCGAAATGGGCGGACGGGCAGCCGGTAACGCCCGAGGACGTCATTTTCAGCCTGGATAAGGCCAAAGAGCTCAATCCCGCCTCCGCGAACTACTATAGGCACGTGGTAAAGGCGGAAAAGACCGGCGATCGCGACGTTACCTTGACTTTCGACGAGAAGAATAACCGCGAGCTCCCCAATATTCTCGGGCAGTTGGTGGTTGTGCCGAAACATTGGTGGGAGGGGCAGGGACCCGACGGCAAACCCCGCGATATTTCAAAGACGACGCTCGAGCCGGTGATGGGCTCCGGACCTTATAAGATTGCATCCTTCTCGCCCGGCGCGACGATCCGTTATGAACTGCGCGACGACTACTGGGGCAAGGACCTCAACGTAAACGTCGGCCAGAACAATTTCCGCAACGTCATCTACACCTATTTCGGTGATCGGGACGTCGAGTTCGAGGCCTTTCGGGCCGGCAACAGCGACTATTGGCAGGAAACCACTGCCGCTCGCTGGGCGACGGGATATGATTTCCCCGCAGTGAAGGAAGGGCGCGTCAAGAAGGAGGAGGTTGCCAACCCGCTGCGCTCCACCGGCATCCTGCAGGCTCTCGTGCCCAATATGCGCCGTGATCTTTTCAAGGACGAACGGGTCCGCGAAGCGCTGAACTACGGTTTCGATTTCGAGGAGTTGAATCGCACGGTTGCCTTCAACAGCTACAAGCGCATCGACAGCTATTTCTGGAACACCGAACTTGCCTCTTCGGGCCTGCCGCAAGGCAGAGAACTGGAAATTCTGCAAGGCATGAAGGACAAGGTTCCGCCCGAGGTCTTCACGACGCCGTACACAAATCCCGTTGGCGGCGATCCGCAGAAAAGCCGCGATAACCTTCGCAAAGCGATTGCGCTCCTGAAAGATGCCGGTTGGGAGATCAAGAACAATCGAATGGTTAATACCAAAACCCGCCAGCCGATGAGTTTCGAGATTCTGTTGTCGAGCCCGATGCTGGAGCGTTGGGCCGTTCCCTATGCCAACAATCTCAAGAAAATCGGCATAGATGCGCGCGTGCGGACGGTCGATCCCTCACAAGCCGTCAACCGGGAACGCAGCTTCGACTACGACATGATCTGGAATGTCTGGGCGCAGACGATGAACCCGGGCAACGAGCAAGCGAATTATTGGGGATCCGCTTCGGTCAATCAGGAGGGCTCTCAAAACTACGCCGGCATTGCCAATCCGGCCGTCGACGAGCTCATTCGCATGATCATTTTCGCGTCGAATCGCGATGAACAGATCGCCGCGGTCAAGGCAATGGATCGGGTCTTGCTCGCAAACCATTACGTCATTCCGCTGTTCTACCGCGGTACCTATAACGTCGCCTATTGGAACACGATCACCCATCCGGCAGAATTCCCGGCCTATAGCCTCGGCTTCCCTGATGCCTGGTGGTCGACAGCGGCAAAATGA
- a CDS encoding microcin C ABC transporter permease YejB, which produces MGAYVIRRLLLMIPTIIGIMAISFIVVQFAPGGPVEQVIAQLTGQADGADQRLSGGGDLLGDGGGDEGSRYRGAQGLDPELIAKLEKQFGFDKPPLTRFGEMMWNYIRFDFGESFFRNTSVLDLIKEKLPVSISLGIWILIFSYAISIPLGIHKAVKDGSTFDVWTSGVIVVGYAVPSFLFGILLIVLFAGGSFYDWFPLRGLVSDNFDQLAWWQKPLDYFWHLTLPLISLSLAAFATTTLLTKNSFIEEIKKQYVVTARAKGLNERQVLYGHVFRNAMLIIIAGFPGAFISAFFTGSLLIENIFSLDGLGRLGYLSVVNRDYPIVFATLYIFSLLGLFVSLISDLIYTWIDPRIDFERRDV; this is translated from the coding sequence ATGGGTGCCTATGTCATTCGCCGCCTGCTTTTGATGATCCCGACCATCATCGGCATCATGGCGATCTCCTTTATCGTCGTTCAATTCGCCCCCGGCGGTCCGGTCGAGCAGGTCATTGCTCAATTGACCGGTCAGGCCGACGGCGCCGATCAGCGTCTGTCGGGCGGCGGCGACCTGCTGGGTGACGGAGGAGGGGATGAAGGCTCCAGATATCGGGGTGCCCAGGGGCTCGATCCGGAGCTGATCGCCAAGCTCGAAAAACAATTCGGTTTCGACAAGCCGCCGCTGACGCGTTTCGGCGAGATGATGTGGAACTACATCCGCTTCGATTTCGGTGAGAGCTTCTTCCGCAACACCTCGGTGCTCGACCTCATTAAGGAGAAGCTGCCGGTGTCGATCTCGCTCGGCATCTGGATCCTAATCTTCTCCTATGCGATTTCCATTCCGCTCGGCATCCACAAGGCGGTCAAGGACGGATCGACCTTCGATGTCTGGACCTCGGGCGTCATCGTCGTCGGCTATGCCGTTCCGAGCTTCCTCTTCGGCATCCTGCTGATCGTGCTTTTCGCCGGCGGCTCCTTCTACGACTGGTTTCCGTTGCGCGGCCTCGTTTCCGACAATTTCGACCAGCTCGCCTGGTGGCAGAAGCCGCTCGACTATTTCTGGCACCTCACTCTGCCGCTGATCTCGCTTTCGCTAGCCGCCTTTGCTACGACGACGCTCTTGACCAAGAATTCCTTCATCGAGGAGATCAAGAAGCAATATGTCGTCACCGCCCGCGCCAAGGGTCTGAATGAGCGGCAGGTGCTTTACGGCCATGTTTTCCGCAACGCCATGCTGATCATCATCGCCGGTTTTCCCGGTGCCTTCATCTCCGCTTTCTTCACTGGCTCGCTGCTGATCGAGAACATCTTTTCGCTCGATGGCCTCGGCCGCCTCGGCTATCTCTCGGTGGTCAACCGCGATTATCCGATCGTCTTCGCAACACTCTATATCTTCTCGCTACTCGGTCTTTTCGTCAGCCTGATCTCAGACCTGATCTATACCTGGATCGATCCGCGCATCGATTTCGAGCGGAGGGATGTCTGA